The DNA region ATAGACGTATGTAAGTGCAATTTCAACTCGCTTTTCGCGAGGTATGTCAATTCCTGCAATCCTGGCCACGTGTTTTGAATAAGTAAAAGTTTGAATTTAAGGGTTGAAATTTAACCCTGACGCTGTTTATTACGAGGTCTTTTCTTGTTAATAACATAGATTTTACCTCTTCTCCTCACGATCTGATCGTCAGGACTAATTTTTTTGACTGAAGATCTGACCTTCATAGGGGTTTAACAAATAAAACGTTAATACTATATTCTACATCATCATCAAGCCATTTTTTGTTTGATATCAGAGGAAATGGTTTTTAAATCTCTATCAGCATCAATATATTCTAACAATGAGAGATCTTTAAAATGTTGAATCAATGGTTCTGTAGTTTTTTTATAAATATCAACTCTTGTCCTAATTGTCTCTTCTGTATCGTCTTTTCTCCCTCTTAAAAGCAAACGCTGAATTAGTACTTCTT from Prochlorococcus marinus XMU1410 includes:
- the rpmJ gene encoding 50S ribosomal protein L36, yielding MKVRSSVKKISPDDQIVRRRGKIYVINKKRPRNKQRQG